The Buteo buteo chromosome 5, bButBut1.hap1.1, whole genome shotgun sequence DNA segment tacACCTGTATTCAGATTCCGTGTTTCTGACATGGTTACTTAAGTAACTTTGGCTCAGTAGTATATTATTGATATTGTCAACAAGATGAGAGTGGCCTTGCATTGCAGCACTTCCTTCTGACTGTACTGCTCACGCTTGTTACACTTTGTCTACATCACATGTTTTCTGGACAGATTTAGCTTTTATTAGCCTGCCTAATTCCAATTAAGCACAAGTCAGCGTGCATGCCAAAGCAGCAATATAAATCATTTTGTGCTCAAACCCTACCTTTGCCCTTCCATAGCTTTCATCATACTGCTGGCTGCCATCAAAAGCTGTGGCTGGTTTTGAGGCCTGGTGTTGCAGCTTGACATCCTGCTCACACTATTTGGGAATGCTAACAAACTTTTATTTCAGACATTATAAATCACAGTTTAAAAGATGAATCAACACACAGTGATGAGGAGTCACTGTCAGGCTTTGAAGATGAGCTACTCATCAAATGCATAGTAGACAGGTAAATGCCTCTGTCCGTTCAAATTCTTCAGACTTCTGGGTCTTTGTAAACCAAAGAGATCCAGAGACTGTTAGGGCATGTGTATTCCTTACaagactcaagaaaaaaaaaaattactttctgtcCATTGAGTCAAAAAATCTCTATGGATTTGTGTAGCCATCTTTGCCCTTCCAGCTGCTCAGGTTGTTAAAGAGGAAACTGCAGGCCAAATATGGGGTTGAGAAGAGTGGATTTCCTTGTGCTCTGCATCCCCAACACAGCTAGCACCAGCACCCTGGACTTGCCCCCCAGCTTGATGTGGAGTTGAGCCAACACATCAGCCACCCACTGGTGGAGGCTTCTCCATCCACCAGCTCCATGAGAAATCCCTTCCAGCTTCAGGTCAGCTGCTCTATCTGGGAGTTGGACAGGTTATTTCTGGTCCTGACATTTCTCTTCCTTGGGCCATTGAACATTCAGCCTTATAAaactgccccagctcccacaTGAAAAGCCCCACCCCTAAGGAGCTCTCCAAAATGTCTTTGTTGAGCATGATTAGCAACTTCAGGTTATTCCCTGATTGCTCATTTTACTGTTTGTATTGGGCATTCAGCTAGAAAAGCTTCCTGGCAATGTGATCCAAGTTGAATTTCAGCTATTTCAGGAAATGTTTTCCCACTGTGGAATGCAATCCTATTGTAGTAATAAATTACATCAAACCAGGGGTGAGATCATAGTGCTTTTGCTGTCTACATAggttctgtattttctctgtcaGCTGAGATTTGTAATCTTCAGTGGCAACGTCTCCCAGCTTTCTCATGCGGCACAGCTCTTTCTCTACTCTGGCCAAGTTCTTCCAGAGCTCACCCTGCAATTGCAGTGTCTCCTGCTTGTCCTTTCCCATATGTGCTATTCCAGAACTGATCTCTGTGGTCAGTTTGCTTCCAGTCTTGACATTTTTCACAATCATTGCCCACCAAGATCTTCAGATTATATGCCACCTCGGCCATGCTCTCAATGCTCCCTCTCCTTTGGAATTGCTGAGTGTGGCTGCTATTATGTACTGGAGGCCTTTATCAAACCTTGCTTCATTTGTGCTACTAGTTTTTATGAGCAGACATGCCCTTGTCAAGCTCAGTGCAGGGGCAAACTCCTTCAGAAAACACTCCTCCAGTATTTTCTTGGTGGTCCCATCCTGGTCACTGATGATGAAGCAGTATTTGGTGGTTGAGCCTGACAGACTAGATATACTCTTTCACCACCTTCACTATGAACACTgttgagaaaacaaaactgcaccAAGTGTGATCTCATCTGTCCACGAAGGTTTATAACTGGAAGAGGCTCTGGGAGGAGCCTGGACTTCTCCTTCCTGTGAGGAAAGTGCCAGGAAATTTCTACCAGCCCATCCGCAATTTCCTGCAATGCATCACCCAACTCCACTTCCTAGTGGACAAAGAAATTTTGGTGGTGCTGGGAAGGACTGAGAACAGTGTTGAGGAGCTTGGACTTGGAGAAGCTGCAGTGCCCCATCTGCATGAAGGAGATGGTTGGCATGGACATGTGCACCCAGCTCTCCTCCTTGAACCCTCTGCCTTCTGGCAGGGGGTGCAGACTTCACCTCTTCACAGTGCCCCTCATGGCCCAGAGCAGGAGAGTTCACTGGTAGGTGTCaaggggagggagcagcagtGGGAGAGCAAACTGACACACAGCCATTTTGGAGATGAGCTTCTGAGGAATGCAAACAGGGGGTGTGAGGAATCACTCCTATCCATCTCAACCAGAGAAAAGAGATTGTCAGAAATGACCAGGTCATCTCCATCCACACTTGTTTGTATGCTAGcacttcttccatttctcagGCTCATGCTTCTGGTCATGCCATGCAGACCCATTACTTTCCTCAGAAGATGCCACGGTAAACCTCCTTGGGTCTGAGGCATCTGGTCATTCATGCTTTGCTTAGTGATCTCAAGGATGTCTGTCAACTGCAGCTTCCTGATCTGGTGCATCTCCAATTCTAGCATTGACAGCATAGACAGAAGTCTTTCTTCTGTCTGGAAAAAACAAGCACATAAGCAAATCTGAATGTCATTACCATTCACTTGATGTTAGGGTGTAAAAGGAGTCACAGTTCCTGAAGAGAAGTAACAAACCAGGAGATAAATAGGTCCTGAGAGCAATCCTGGAAGAACAGTGTCTAGGGGACAGACTGAGGAGACCTCCATAAGATTAGTCCTTGAACAGTGGAGGTGCTCAAAGGTGCTGCTGTACTTCATTTTACATGTTCTTTAGGTCCTGCGATGCTCTCACTCAGTCTGGTGTTGGCTAGGCTTGGTGTACATCAGAGGAAAATGACAAGGACACCCTGTTATTGGTGCTGTCAAGTCATGTTACTCATAGCCAAGCTCACCCTAGCTGTCTCAAAGCTGGAGCCATCTAAGCCTCCTTGTAGTGTAAGTCCTAGTTGTTGATTCTGACAGCCTGGTGCAAAAATTGGGAATGCTGCATGTTCCCAGAATATGTCCTAGTTTTACCCTTGCTGAAAGGTGGTCATGGAGCATGGAGGGGCAGGAGAAACTCTTTATCGGCTCTGATATCAGTTACTAAGTACCTGCAACACATTCTTTCTGGGAGGGATGGTAGCCTTCTTGTACCTATCAGAGTGTTCAGTCCCAGGGATACCAGCAGGGCTTGTAGACCACCACACACAGGTGCGTGCCCATTCGATGGGACACTGTCGGTGCTTGGTGAACAACACTAAGAGCACTGCCCCCGTGAGCAGTGTACTGTTGAGGCTTCTGGGCCACTGCCTACAGCACTGAGTCCACTCTCCATGTACTGTTGGGGCTCCGAGACTCTTGCACACGTCAAAGTGCTCAGTCCAAGGCATAATGGCAGAGCTTGTAGAACATCACACACACCAGAGCACTCAGTCCCAGGATTCTGGCAGGCCTTGCAGATGAAGGAACTGCGCAGTGCAAGAGCTGAGCCAAGCACCCCTCTCTCTGATGCTCCCTCCAGGAGGCCTCTCTTAATTCCAGTGCAAGAGCTGGTGAGAGCAGTATCAGCTTGTCCTTCTCTGACtgtcttcttttcccctccctcctcctacaactcttctttccttccctttagAAAGAGTCTGAAAGCACAACTCCAACTAAGAACATAATACACAGTGTTACAGTACAGTTAATAACCCTTTCCATAAAATGGACCGTATTGTCcatttttcagggaaaaggggaaaaggaggcaCTGTGGAGCCGGTTTCACCATGCTTGTGAGTAGCCAGACAGCTAGAAAGGCAGGTTCAACCCCAACTTAGTGGAAGTCAAGAAACGGCTTGCTTGTATTTCGTGGTAGGGTGGGGTTTGCAAGAAGCTTCCTGAAAATAAACTCTCAGTGCGTTATTGCTCAGGAGCAtcctgctgctgtggggagcTCTGAACCACCACCCCAGGCAAGAGACAGCTACAGTTGGGAACCTGATGAAATAAAGCTCATCGCTAAGAGCTGGTGATAAGGGAAACTGTTCCATGAGGGCCTGCTGCATCATGAGTTCTGTTATTCCAGACAATCACACAACAGAACTGCTTCTCTCAACCAAGTTCCACACTGCAACCCACTGGTTTCATGCCACTTTACATGAAAAAGTTGTTCCAAAGTCATCTAACGATTAGGCAAGAGCCTTCTAACTTGCCAACAGATATGTCTTCATACTTGTATGCACCTGCACATTCTGGGGTCCCCTCTTACCAGTTCCTTTTGCTGCGTCTCTTCCATTCTCAGTTATCCCTAGTGGTCTACGGTCCACAATCCAGCATTCATTTCACAAAGCTAAAAATTCCAACAGACAAGACGacctttttttcattagttgGATCACTGTTCCCCGTTACAGGTTAACAGGTCTTCTCATTTATTCTTATTTGCCTTCAACTCTTCCACTAAGGGCCTATGGGATGCCACAGGACAACCGCGATAACGCCAGCACCCCAGCCCTTCTGACACATCTTTGAAAGCCTCCCAGCATCATCTGGTATCACAGATCAGCAACTTGAGCAAGACTGACTCCAGGTATGCCTGGGTCAACAGACAAGCAGCAAGAATGCTGCAGAAATAGAGTGGCTTTGCAAAGTTTGACCATGATTAGTAATTGGTAGCATGGGTGTTACTGCTTAGTCCAATTGTGTTGTTCCTCATCATTTGAAGGGTATAACACCCCTGTGTAAAAGCACATTTGGGGTGCCCCAGCTTGGCTAGGACCCCTCATGCCCATGAATAAGTATTTACCCGTGTAATTCTAGACTTTGCATCCTAGCCTCTCCCATCGGTCGGCACAGGCCAGTTGCAAATTTTTGCAAATTGGCAGGCGTTTCCTTCAGCAGACAGGATGGAGCTGCAGAGCCCCCGCTGACCTCTCTCCCCCGGAAGACACCACAATGCCCCCACAGCCAAGGACCGAGCCTGGAGCTGCCCCCATTGCCACCAGCCCTTCTCTGGGCGCCCcatgcccccagcccccctgccccactcccCGGGGGGGGCAACAGCCTGGCTTTCCCCAGTGGTTGGGGGTgcccgcagccccagccccagtgggGCCTTACCTGCTGTGGGGGGCTGAGCTGGCTGCCGGGGACAGGAGCCACCCGGGAGCACCTCACGGAGTGCAGGGGGTCAGGTCCCACCGTGCCCAGGCAAACACCCAAAGGTGGGTGCAGCTGCACCCCCAAAGTCCCCACGCGGGGAGCAGTGGGCACTacggggcgggaggggaggccGAAGGGTCTGGGCAGCCCTGGAGTGGGCAGGGGCCatggctgcagtgctggggcagggcagagaGCGCAGTGAGCATTGCGCCGATATTTGGCAGGGACACTGAgcggcagcgctggggctcACCGGGTGGCaccgggtggggggggggacctCCGGGTTTCCCTGAAGAAGGGACCCTTTCAGGCGGTCCCTGTCGTTGTTGGTTGTTGGGCCAGCATACACACTCACAGAGCCGTTGGGGTTGTCAGGGACATCCAGAGCTCATCTTGTCCAAGCCCCTGCTGAAGGAGGGCCACCCTGAGCCGTGTGGaccctgggcaccactgaaaagagccaggctccatcttctttgcactCTCTCTTCAGATATTGATATATATGGAGAAGATCCCcccagccttctcttctccaggctgaacagtcccatcTCTCCGTTGCTTCtcatgctccagtcccttccccatcttggtggcccttcgctggactctctccagtctgtccctgtctctcttgtgctggggagcccagcaacggacacagcactccagcagtggcctcaccagtgctgatcccctcccttgacctgcttgGCAGTGCTCCTCCTTGTGCAGCCCAGGACACTGCTGGCCTCCTTTGCTGCCTCAACTTCAACGTGGTGTCCATCAGgaccttctctgcagagctgctttccagctgggtgccCCCAGCATGTCCTGGCGCCTGGGGCTGTTCCTTCCCAGGGGCAGGATTTTGCGTGTCCCTTGGTTGAACTTcaggaggttcctgtcagcccatttctccagcctgtcaaggtccctctgtgTGGCAGCGCAATCACCTGGTGTCTCAGCCACGTGactgtttttgttggtttggtttctaCATTTTTGACtagcaaataaaagcagaggaaggaaaccAAGGGAACGAGGGGTTGCATACCtctcatttctttaatttgcaaAACCTACTTAGTGTTTTACTTCTAGGTGgtcctgcagagcagccagtCCGAGACTGCTGAAATCTGGGAGCCTCCCCTGGGTGCATCACTATGCCCTTGCAGAAGCGCTGCTCCTGAAATCACAGAGCCTGCCTTAGTTGAGAGAAGAAAGTAGGAGGGACTGGGAAgagatttctgctttcttttacaaATGGTACTTGGGGACCATATTTCCTCACGCTGCTGGAGAACCCACAGTGTGATAAAGGAGGCCAGGAGGGAGCTGGTCAGGGTACCCcccagggaagagaagcaatgTCTGGATGAGGAATGACCCCACCAACCCAGCAGTCAGGCCactggctgcagccccagccctttTGGTCCCCACTCTCTGCCAAAGGCAGAGAGTTACTTTTTTCGTTGGGAAAACAGTTCATTGACCTGCTCTGCCCACTTTGATAAGGAAGTCACAGGTGacttcttcctcatttttgctGCTCAACAGCTGGTAATACCTGTCAAACCAAATCATGTGCTTTTGGGCAGTTCCTCCATCTGAACAGCATTCACTGTTAGAAGAAGTACATGGGAGGCTATATCTGAAGTTCTCATCCACATCTTGACACAGAATGCAATGCCTAGTCCTTTTTCACTTTGGCTTGAAGCCCTCGGTTCACCTGTCACAATCTGAGCATTAGCCCTcgtgtttctctttctcttgctgATTCTGCAGAATCTGTTGTGTTGCTTGCATACTTCACTGTGAAATTCAAAAGCAAGTATTGTGTTGCTGTACT contains these protein-coding regions:
- the LOC142031539 gene encoding LOW QUALITY PROTEIN: up-regulator of cell proliferation-like (The sequence of the model RefSeq protein was modified relative to this genomic sequence to represent the inferred CDS: deleted 1 base in 1 codon; substituted 4 bases at 4 genomic stop codons) — encoded protein: MEETQQKELTEERLLSMLSMLELEMHQIRKLQLTDILEITKQSMNDQMPQTQGGLPWHLLRKKLISKMAVCQFALPLLLPPLDTYQXTLLLWAMRGTVKRXSLHPLPEGRGFKEESWVHMSMPTISFMQMGHCSFSKSKLLNTVLSPSQHHQNFFVHXEVELGDALQEIADGLVEISWHFPHRKEKSRLLPEPLPVINLRGQMRSHLVQFCFLNSVHSEGGERTGSKLTTEISSGIAHMGKDKQETLQLQGELWKNLARVEKELCRMRKLGDVATEDYKSQLTEKIQNLYILESSLGVGLFMWELGQFYKAECSMAQGREMSGQKXPVQLPDRAADLKLEGISHGAGGWRSLHQWVADVLAQLHIKLGGKSRVLVLAVLGMQSTRKSTLLNPIFGLQFPL